GGCCCGCTCTTCTACCGCCGCGCGGTCTCCGGCGCGGCGGTGGACCGGGGCTTCGCCGAGCGGATCGTGGCCCGGGTGCTCGCCGCCCACGCGGTCCGGGCCGGGTAGCCGGTGGGTGGCGGGGTGGGCACAGCGGTTCGTCCGGTGGCGACGCCCGTCCCGCCGGACCGACCGCGTACGCAGCCGGTCCGGCGGGGACCGGTCAGGACTCGACCGGCGGCGCGGTCCGACGGGTGGCGACCAGGCTCCAGCCGATGGAGACGGCGAGGGTGACGACGATGACGCCCAGGGTGAGCGGGATCGGCAGCTTCCCGACCGGCGTCTCGGAGAGGATGAGCTTGACTCCGGCGAAGGCGAGCAGGAACGCCAGGCCGTAGTGCAGGTGCACGAAGCGCCGCAGCAGTCCGGCCAGGCAGAAATAGAGGCTGCGCAGACCGAGTACGGCGAAGGCGTTCGCGGTCCAGACGACGAACGTGCTGGTGGTGATCGCGAGGATCGCGGCGACCGAGTCGATGGCGAAGATCAGATCGGTGGCCTCCACGGCGATCAGGACGACGAAGAGCAGGGTGGCGACGCGCCGGCCGTCGACCCGGGTGAAGAACCGGTCGCCGTGGTAGCGGGCGTCGGTGGGCACGATCCGGCGGACGAGCCGGACGACGAGGTTGCGGTCGGGGTGCATCTCGGCGTCGTGCCGGAAGGCCATCTTCCAGCCGGTCCAGATGAGGAAGACGCCGAACACGTAGGCGGTCCAGAAGAACGTCTCCAGCAGTCCCGCGCCGACGAAGATGAACACCAGCCGGAACAGCAGGGCGCCGATGACACCCCAGAACAGGACCTTGTGCTGGACGGCGGCCGGGACCGCGAAGTAGGTGAACACCAGGGCGAAGACGAAGACGTTGTCGATCGACAGCGCCTTCTCGATGAGGTATCCGGCGTAGTAGGCGCCGGCCGCGTCCTCGCCCTGCCACAGCCAGAGCACGACGCCGAAGGCGAGGCCGGCGGCGATCCACACCGCCGACCAGAGCGCGGCCTCGCGGAAGCCGATGACGTGGTTGTCGCGGTGCAGGAACAGGTCGACCGCCAGCATGACGGCGATCACCACCGTCAGCGCCACCCAGGCCCACCAGGGTACGGACATGACCGGATCACTCCCTCCGACCGGGCCGACGGCAGATGTCGGCGTACGGGCCGAAGGTCTCCCCGAGCCGCCGCGAACGGCGGCCCGCGCGGCCGGGACCCGGTGGGTCCGTACTGACGGCGGCGCGTCCGGTGGCGGGTACTCCCCCTCGAACTACGAAAGATTATTCGTGATACAGACTTCCCTTGTCAAGGGCCGTCGACAGCGGATCGTCCCCGCTCAGCGCAGGCCCCGCCAGGCCGCCAGGTAGCCGCCGCCGGTACCGAACGACGGCCCTGGACCGTCCCAGAAGCCGACCTTGTCGACCTGGGCGGCCACCGCCGCGATCCCGCCGGCGGCAGCGACCCCACGGACGGTGCCGGCGCCGCCGTCGGTGAAGACCACCCAGCTGAGCCGCCGCCGCAGGTCCGGCGAGAGCACCAGCACCCACGCGTCCCCACCGGCGTACGGGGCGAGCCGCCGGCCACCGAGGGTGACCTGCGACCGACCGGCGATCTGGTACGCCGACACCCCGCCGGCGTAGATCCGGCCGGCCTCGTCGGCGGTGACGGCGAGCGGCTTGATCGTGTTGCCGCGGTCACCCTTGCTGTCGATCCGGCTGATCACCACCTGTCCGGCCAGCTGCCGACCCGAAGCGGGATCGAACCGGGCCAGGTAGGTGGAGTGGGCGCTGCCGGTGTTGCTGGCCCGGGTGAACTCGTCGGTCGCCTCGTTCGGCGCCGGCCGGGTCGGGTCGGCCGCCGATCGGGCGAAGATGCTGTTGCCCCCGGCCGTCTCCCCCGCGAGGTACAGCCGCCCGTCCCGGCCCAGCGCGACCCGGTCGGCCCGGCTGTCCGCGCAGAGGTCACCCAGCCGGTCCGCCGGCTGGTCGTACGCGCGCCAGCGCAGCTCGCCCCGTCGGTCGTAGGCGTGGACGTAGGCGATCTGCACCGGGCTGCACCGGCCGCCGCCGGTCTGCCGGAAACCGCTGACGAACACCAGACCGCTGCGGTCGTCCACCGCCACGTCGCTGACCGTCCGGCCGGCCGGGCGGATCCGGGCCAGGGTGGCGCCGGTCAGGTCGTACACCGTGACGGTGGAACCGGTGACGGCCGCGACGGTCCCTGCGGCGCCGACCGCGACGCGGCTCGCCGCGCCGCCGCGCCGCCAGCGGGGACGTTGCGCGGCCGGGTCGAGCACGACGACGCCCCGGTCGGTGGCGACGGCGATCTCCCGCCGCCCCGGCGCACCTCCAGGTCGTCCACGGTGCCGGCGATCCGACTGGTCCGCAGCAGGCGCCGGCCCGTGCCGTCGAACACCAGGACCGCGCCCGCCCCTCCCCCACCGATCGTGGTGACCGGCCCGCCCGGCGCGCCGGTGATCCGGCCCCCGACGACGATCTCGCAGCGCGGCGTCACGTCCACCGCGGTCGCCGACCCACCGGCGGCGCCGAGGTACGCGCCGGCGGTCGGATCCAGTCGACCGGCGGAGCGCGGTGCGGGCGCCGGCTGCGGACAGGTGGGCGGGGCCGCGCCGAAACCCGTCGTCGCGCGGGACGGCGCCGGCGCGGGTCCGGGCGCGTCCGGCCGGCCGGCCGGGGTCGCCGGTGGTGGGTGCCGTGGCGAGAGTGTCGGCCCGGGGCGCGGTGCCGTGCGTGCCGCACCCGGCCAGGACGAGTGCCGCAGTGGCGGCGGCCACCGTCGGCCGGTGGAGACGAGCAAGCGGGCGCACGGCAGGTCCTCCAGGTGGTCGCTGCACCAGCCACCCGTCGCGGCCGGAGCGGCGGCGCCCAGACTAGCAACGCCCGGCGGGCCGACCGTCGAGCTCCCTAGACCGTCCACAGGGGATCGCGCCACCGTTCGTCACCGCCGCCGCGGGGTACGCCACGGTGGGTGCCGGCCGGTCGGCCAACACCCACCCCGTGACCGGTCGGTCAGGCGGTCATCACCAGGTAGTTCTCCAGCACCCCGATGCTCGGGCCGCCGAGCACCTGGGACACCGAGAACGTCGCCGAGCCGTAGGCCGGGACGGAGATGACGCACTCCTTGGTCTTCGCCGGCGTGCCCGCCGGCATGTCCACACTGGTCCAGGCCGCGGCCGCGCCGTTGACGCTGCACCGGTGCGCGAAGCGCACGTTGCCCCCCGTGTCGCCCTGGCGCAGCACGTAACGCACGGTGTGCGCCACGCCGGTGTTGTTGGTG
The Micromonospora sp. R77 DNA segment above includes these coding regions:
- a CDS encoding TerC family protein, giving the protein MSVPWWAWVALTVVIAVMLAVDLFLHRDNHVIGFREAALWSAVWIAAGLAFGVVLWLWQGEDAAGAYYAGYLIEKALSIDNVFVFALVFTYFAVPAAVQHKVLFWGVIGALLFRLVFIFVGAGLLETFFWTAYVFGVFLIWTGWKMAFRHDAEMHPDRNLVVRLVRRIVPTDARYHGDRFFTRVDGRRVATLLFVVLIAVEATDLIFAIDSVAAILAITTSTFVVWTANAFAVLGLRSLYFCLAGLLRRFVHLHYGLAFLLAFAGVKLILSETPVGKLPIPLTLGVIVVTLAVSIGWSLVATRRTAPPVES